TCGGAGGAATTCCACCACCGAGGTAAATGCCACCCGTCGCCATAAGAGTGAGAACAAGATTTCCTGCCTGAGCTCCGAGCACCCGGATGAAGATTTCAAGAGCCAAAACAGCCAGTTCATCTTTACCTTCAAGTGCAAATTTCGAGATCATTGCCGCCAGATCCTCTGTCTCAATGGCTTCGAGAAATTCTGCGGAAGGTGTAGCGATACCGGTCTCCTTTAAAAACTTGTAGATACCCCTGAGACCAAGCCCTGAAGCGATTCTCTCCACACTTACACGCCCGTATTCTGCTTTCATGAACTTCATCATATCAATCTGCAGGTCATCCACGGGTGCGAAATCTGCGTGACTTCCCTCTGAAGGTATCACTTTGAATTTACCATCACCCAGCGGTACGAGGAATCCCTGACCGAGACCCGTTCCGGGTGCGAGGACAGCCTTAACGCCATATCCGTTGGTTGGTGAACCTGGATAAACAGTAAGCAGATCATCATCAGTAAGAAAAGGGATTGCGGAAGCGAGAGCATAAAGATCGTTTACAAGCTTAAAATTCGGGATACCCGTGGCTTTGGCAATCACAGCTTCATCCATTGCCCAGGTAAGGTTTGTGGAACTGCTGATTCCGTCGACTACAGGACCGGGAACACCGGCACACCCTGTCTCAATTTTATAACCTGTATCACTTAAAAAATGACAAATTATATCTTCGAGGCTCGCATAATCAGTCGAATTGTATCTTTCCGACTTGTGGGCTGTAAGTTTTTTACCTTCAATCGAAAATACCGAAAGAACCGTTTTGGTTCCACCGGCGTCACATGCCAATATCATATTATACTCCAATGAAAAAAATACTAAATGATGCTTTACGGCAGTCTGTATGCTTCCGTATCCAGATACCAGACAACTCCGTTAAAGGAATTGCTCACAAGGCCTGCGGGGTATTTCTCCCGCCCCTTGTTGTTGAGTATCTGATCGAGTACGCTCTTCTTTGTCTTGCCAAAAGCTAAAAATATTGTTGTTTTACTCTTTTTTATCAATTCACCTGTAATTGTTATTCTTCGCTGACCTGAGTCAGGATGTGTAGCCACCGCAACGATTTCTTTACTCTCCATCAGCTTGATCGCAGGAGGAAAGATTGAGGCGGTGTGCCCGTCTGCCCCCATACCGAGAAGACAGATATCCAATTGCAACTCTGAGCCAAGTTGTACCTCGAGTATTTCCGTATATCCTTTCACTTCCTCTTCAGGTTTGTTTTCACCCTGAATTCTGAAAATGTTCTCTTCGGGAATATTGAGTGGATCGAGAAAAAGCCTCTTCGCATTTCCATAATTGCTTTCTGGATCAGAAGGAGCCACGCACCTTTCATCGACCCAGAAAAATTTTAGCTTGTTCCAGTAACCTGCATTCGAGTACTCTGCAACAAGTGCCGAAAAAAGAAGCGCCGGGGTGCTTCCTCCCGAAAGTGCCATCGTTACAAACTCTTTTTCCTGCAACACTTCCCCGATTTGCCTGTCGATAAAAGCTGCACAGGCAGATGCCGACATCTCAGGTGACGGGTATATTCTTATCACATCCTTCATCTAAAGCTCACAATAGGTTTCATCATCAGTCAGGTTTTTGCACGGATAACGCCAGGTCTGTCCGTTGGAGTGCAGAAGTGCATCCGCCTCCTCTGGACCCCAGGTACCCGCAGGATAACCGTAAATCTTAATTTTTTCATCCTCTTTCCATGCCTGCAACAGAGGATCGATAAATTTCCAGCAGGCTTCAAGTGCATCTCCGCGTGTATAAAGCGTGGAATCACCCATCATGCAGTCATATATCAAACGCTCATATGCTTCGGGAAGTCTCCCCTCCGACAATGATGAGTAATGGAAATCGAGTGTGGCATTTTTCACCTGGTACCCTGCTCCGGGTTGCTTTAATGCAAACCGAATGAGTATCCCTTCGTCAGGTTGAATCCGGATGATTAACTGGTTTGTTCCCGATTCATCGTCGAATATGCTCCTGAAAAGACGGTGGGGTGTGTTCTTAAACCGTACCACAATCTCCGTCACCCGGGTAGGAAGCCTCTTCCCGGTTCGAATGTAAAACGGGATGCCTCCCCATCTCCAGTTGTCAATGAAAAATTTTAAAGCCACAAATGTCTCGGTACGGGAGTGGGGGTCAACCCCCTTTTCTTCCCTGTAAGCACCAACCGGTTCACCTTTTATCTTTGAAGCGATGTACTGGCCTCTGATGACATTTTTGCGGATGTCACTCTCTGAAAAAGGCTTGATTGACTGAAACACCTTGACCGTCTCGTTTCTGATCGAATCGGCATCAAATCCGGCAGGGGGTTCCATCGCAGCGAGTGCGACAAGCTGCAACAGGTGGTTTTGCACCATGTCCCTCAAGGCACCGGCAGTATCATAGTATCCGCCCCTGTTTTCAACCCCGATACTCTCGGAAGAGGTTACCTGAATGTGATCGATGTAATTTCTGTTCCAAAGCGGTTCAAATATCCCGTTTGCGAACCTGAAGACAAGAATATTTTGGGCTGTCTCCTTGCCGAGATAATGGTCTATACGGTAAAGCTGATTCTCGTCAAAAAACATCAAAAGCTTTTTATTGAGTGCCTTTGCTGTTTCAAGACTGTACCCAAACGGCTTTTCAATCACGAGTTTTTTCAGTCCGCCATTCGGTTCGTTATGGTTCAGTCCTGCGGCAGCAAGTCCTTCTGCCACGGTTTCGTAGAGAAGTGGAGGAGTTGCAAGATAAAAGATATAGTTACCCTTTACCTCAAAATCGTGGTCGATCTGCCTCAGTCTCTCACGAAGCTGGTAGTAGTTCTCAGGATTTAGCGGATCAATTGAGATGTAATGAAGCTGAGAGAGAAATTCATCATCATAACCTTCCCCCTTCTGAGCCATTTTCTTTCGGAATTTATCGTCGGTCATCGGAGTTCTGCCCGTCCCGAGAACTGCAAAATTCTTTGGAAGCAATTCCCGTTTCCTTAAAGCATAGAGCGCGGGAATAAGTTTCCTTTCGGTCAGGTCACCCGAGGCACCGAAAATCACCAGTATCTGATCAGCCGGCACTTTCTATTTACTCCTTGGTTTTCATTTCGTGACCGCCAAACTTGTTCCTGAGAGCAGAAAGGGTTTTCATCGCAAAACTTTCATCCTGACGGCTCTGGAATCTGTTAAAAAGGGAAGTGGTTATTACATGAGCAGGGACATCAAAATCTATCGCAGTCTGTACTGTCCATCTGCCTTCACCACTGTCGGCAACAAAATCCTTTACTTTTTCAAGTTTTGGATCCTCCTTGAATGCGAGATGGGCGAGATCGAGAAGCCACGATCTGACTACACTTCCGTGCTGCCAGATTCCTGTTACTTTTTCAAGATCGATATTGAACGGGGATTTCTCCATTATCTCAAATCCTTCGGCATAAGCCTGCATCATTCCATATTCAATTCCGTTGTGTACCATCTTAACAAAATGTCCTGCACCACTTGTTCCGCAGTAAGCATGTCCACCAACTGGTGCGAGTGTCTCGAGAACAGGGAGAATAAAATCAACAGCTTCTTTTTTGCCGCCGTACATGAGGCAGTATCCGTTTTGGAGACCCCATACTCCGCCACTGGTGCCACAGTCGAGATACTCAAATCCGTGTTCTTCCACCATTTTATTGCGTGCCTGTGTGTCCCTCCAGTATGAATTTCCTCCGTCAACTATGATATCGCCTTTGTTCAAATATTTTACTGTCTCAGCGATGTTATCGTCGACTGCCTGTCCCGAGGGAACCATAAGCCAGACAACTTTTCTTCCTTCGAGTTTAGAGCAAAGGTCTGCTATGGAGGTGGAACCAACAGCGCCTTTGGCAACTGCTTCTTTTACCTTCCCTTCAGAGCGGTTATAGACCACCACTTCGTGTCCACCAAGCAGAAGTCTCTCAACCATGTTTGCTCCCATTTTACCAAGACCGACAAATCCTATTTTCATCTTTTCTCCGTGTTCTTAATGTGTTTCAACTGCTAATTTCCATAAATGGTGAGCTTTGGAGCTCTCGGTCCGTCAATCTTTTTCAGATTTTCAATGGCATTTTCATTCAGCCGGTAGAACCGGAATCCGAGGAAATTCCAACCGTTTTTCTTTTTCTTTGCCTTAAATTCATCCCAGTACGACTGAATCGACTGAATCTTGACCACAGGATCGGCAGAATGCATAAAATTCACCTGACCGTCTTTTTCAACGGAGACAAGTCCTACATGTCCTACCCATGGTTCGCTTCCGGGATATGCTCTGACAATGTTCACAAAGTCACCTGTTTTTAAGTAAGGGAGCACTTTGTAGAGGGAGTCACCCGGGATGTAAGTCCATTCAATTTTTTCTTTGGGGATATTCTGTCCAATCCCGTGTTTTTTGAAAAATTTTGCCCTGTCAATCTCGGAAGAAGTCTTCACAACAGCGTTTCCACCGATTTCATCTGTAATCTCGGTGATAAGCCATGTGTTGTTCTTTACCCAGTCGGCTTCTGTGTAGTGGTTTCTCGTGAGCATGCCGATTTCGCCATCTTTGTAGCGTATTCTCTGTAGCATGGCAAAAAATTCCTTCCAGTTGTGGCTTAGCGACATGGCATAGATATGCTCGCTGAAAACCACACAATCGCTCTTGTTCAGGTTGAACAGAGGTTGCTTATCCTTTATCTCAAACGGAAACTCACCGAGAAGATAGATGTCATATTTCTGACCCATATTCTGTTTTGCAAGAATCTGAATTCTGTCCCTTAGTCCGGGTACAGTTTCCTGCAAAAATGATAGATACT
The sequence above is a segment of the Bacteroidota bacterium genome. Coding sequences within it:
- the glk gene encoding glucokinase → MILACDAGGTKTVLSVFSIEGKKLTAHKSERYNSTDYASLEDIICHFLSDTGYKIETGCAGVPGPVVDGISSSTNLTWAMDEAVIAKATGIPNFKLVNDLYALASAIPFLTDDDLLTVYPGSPTNGYGVKAVLAPGTGLGQGFLVPLGDGKFKVIPSEGSHADFAPVDDLQIDMMKFMKAEYGRVSVERIASGLGLRGIYKFLKETGIATPSAEFLEAIETEDLAAMISKFALEGKDELAVLALEIFIRVLGAQAGNLVLTLMATGGIYLGGGIPPKITEKIIEGSFVETYTKKGRLSYIVENTPVYLIKDSAAGLHGSAYIAAGLI
- the pgl gene encoding 6-phosphogluconolactonase, with translation MIRIYPSPEMSASACAAFIDRQIGEVLQEKEFVTMALSGGSTPALLFSALVAEYSNAGYWNKLKFFWVDERCVAPSDPESNYGNAKRLFLDPLNIPEENIFRIQGENKPEEEVKGYTEILEVQLGSELQLDICLLGMGADGHTASIFPPAIKLMESKEIVAVATHPDSGQRRITITGELIKKSKTTIFLAFGKTKKSVLDQILNNKGREKYPAGLVSNSFNGVVWYLDTEAYRLP
- the zwf gene encoding glucose-6-phosphate dehydrogenase, whose amino-acid sequence is MPADQILVIFGASGDLTERKLIPALYALRKRELLPKNFAVLGTGRTPMTDDKFRKKMAQKGEGYDDEFLSQLHYISIDPLNPENYYQLRERLRQIDHDFEVKGNYIFYLATPPLLYETVAEGLAAAGLNHNEPNGGLKKLVIEKPFGYSLETAKALNKKLLMFFDENQLYRIDHYLGKETAQNILVFRFANGIFEPLWNRNYIDHIQVTSSESIGVENRGGYYDTAGALRDMVQNHLLQLVALAAMEPPAGFDADSIRNETVKVFQSIKPFSESDIRKNVIRGQYIASKIKGEPVGAYREEKGVDPHSRTETFVALKFFIDNWRWGGIPFYIRTGKRLPTRVTEIVVRFKNTPHRLFRSIFDDESGTNQLIIRIQPDEGILIRFALKQPGAGYQVKNATLDFHYSSLSEGRLPEAYERLIYDCMMGDSTLYTRGDALEACWKFIDPLLQAWKEDEKIKIYGYPAGTWGPEEADALLHSNGQTWRYPCKNLTDDETYCEL
- the gnd gene encoding decarboxylating 6-phosphogluconate dehydrogenase yields the protein MKIGFVGLGKMGANMVERLLLGGHEVVVYNRSEGKVKEAVAKGAVGSTSIADLCSKLEGRKVVWLMVPSGQAVDDNIAETVKYLNKGDIIVDGGNSYWRDTQARNKMVEEHGFEYLDCGTSGGVWGLQNGYCLMYGGKKEAVDFILPVLETLAPVGGHAYCGTSGAGHFVKMVHNGIEYGMMQAYAEGFEIMEKSPFNIDLEKVTGIWQHGSVVRSWLLDLAHLAFKEDPKLEKVKDFVADSGEGRWTVQTAIDFDVPAHVITTSLFNRFQSRQDESFAMKTLSALRNKFGGHEMKTKE
- a CDS encoding DUF1460 domain-containing protein, producing MFKYLVIIVLTAVICIVPQKGKDKKGEKNKPSEVSIELNIPASLENVTIPKEMKKLLQKPLYKFTEEELDKYLSFLQETVPGLRDRIQILAKQNMGQKYDIYLLGEFPFEIKDKQPLFNLNKSDCVVFSEHIYAMSLSHNWKEFFAMLQRIRYKDGEIGMLTRNHYTEADWVKNNTWLITEITDEIGGNAVVKTSSEIDRAKFFKKHGIGQNIPKEKIEWTYIPGDSLYKVLPYLKTGDFVNIVRAYPGSEPWVGHVGLVSVEKDGQVNFMHSADPVVKIQSIQSYWDEFKAKKKKNGWNFLGFRFYRLNENAIENLKKIDGPRAPKLTIYGN